In the genome of Streptomyces sp. V2I9, one region contains:
- a CDS encoding OmpA family protein, which yields MVGVPIATALFVAATALFGASPSYADDGPSVPPGTEATSEPPVRVDPSDPDLKMPEGGTLAPGRVLDIVQVVEDLGGEERREDSNADIKFALQAEVLFGKDSAKLSSAANARIAAIAEEIKKQNATKVRVFGFTDDLGSSAHGDVLSKKRADAVHGVLSKELGPTITYEIRGYGEQYPIASNSNEEGRKKNRRVEVSFPRGAGS from the coding sequence ATGGTGGGAGTCCCCATCGCCACGGCCCTGTTCGTGGCTGCGACAGCCCTGTTCGGAGCCTCGCCCTCGTACGCTGACGACGGCCCCAGCGTCCCGCCCGGTACCGAGGCGACGTCGGAGCCGCCCGTTCGCGTCGACCCGAGCGACCCCGATCTGAAGATGCCGGAGGGCGGCACGCTCGCTCCGGGGCGGGTCCTCGACATCGTCCAGGTCGTCGAAGACCTCGGCGGCGAGGAGCGCCGCGAGGACAGCAACGCCGACATCAAGTTCGCGCTCCAGGCCGAAGTCCTCTTCGGCAAGGACAGCGCGAAGCTCAGCTCGGCGGCCAACGCCCGTATCGCCGCCATTGCCGAGGAGATCAAGAAGCAGAACGCGACCAAGGTCCGCGTCTTCGGCTTCACCGACGACCTCGGCTCCTCGGCCCACGGAGACGTCCTCTCCAAGAAGCGGGCCGACGCCGTGCACGGGGTGCTGTCGAAGGAGCTCGGCCCCACGATCACGTACGAGATCCGGGGTTACGGCGAGCAGTACCCGATCGCCAGCAACAGCAACGAAGAGGGCCGGAAGAAGAACCGCCGCGTGGAAGTCTCCTTCCCGCGCGGTGCGGGTTCCTGA
- a CDS encoding MarR family transcriptional regulator: MHAPAPSPAYPRASPGYGKRSAPGQLPRRADDFALLPARERYIAGFIDHLPDGAAMSVKTLAKQLPLYGQQAIGTSLNSLSVAGHMRRARWAVGRGETTRWAYRTFWSRTARDNEWWNTFLAAEKRRFSGAATFAPLPRAPATAPTVTSTASTSCPSAAPPAPSAEQAEEPRGLAEEPWFPAAEHTTESEPEPPVPHAPTELTSACLPAQAPPPTPVPPSIPVPSPTPVPPFQRVLEPGRSPRPAATPPTGPARPVPASVQRPTEPGSPVPVRPQTAPAGPVRTQPPTAPEPGRRPSAAYLALAQLGRTDGRVALSAADCTALEPLAAAWLDRGVSTDYLIHALTAGLPHPVGSPVGLVRRRLTDKIPPHLPTEDAASPREAPVRRLMMECTNCRAPGRPEALPDGLCRPCRTAHASGATGEPADAREAPGTPGARDIGAYVAELRGLLKMP; the protein is encoded by the coding sequence ATGCACGCCCCCGCACCCTCACCCGCGTACCCCAGGGCGTCCCCCGGCTACGGCAAGCGGTCCGCGCCCGGCCAACTTCCCCGGCGTGCGGACGACTTCGCCTTACTGCCGGCCCGCGAGCGGTACATCGCCGGGTTCATCGACCACCTTCCCGACGGCGCGGCGATGAGCGTCAAGACGCTCGCCAAGCAGCTCCCGCTCTACGGGCAGCAGGCCATCGGCACCTCCCTCAACAGCCTCTCCGTCGCCGGGCACATGCGCCGCGCACGGTGGGCCGTCGGCAGGGGTGAGACGACGCGCTGGGCCTACCGCACGTTCTGGTCCCGCACCGCGCGCGACAACGAGTGGTGGAACACCTTCCTCGCCGCCGAGAAGCGCCGGTTCAGCGGCGCTGCCACCTTCGCCCCGCTCCCCCGGGCCCCGGCCACCGCGCCCACAGTCACCTCCACCGCGTCCACATCGTGCCCGTCGGCCGCACCGCCCGCGCCCTCGGCGGAGCAGGCGGAGGAGCCCCGGGGCCTTGCAGAGGAACCCTGGTTCCCCGCAGCAGAGCACACGACCGAGTCCGAGCCCGAGCCCCCCGTGCCTCACGCGCCGACGGAGCTGACCTCCGCGTGCCTGCCCGCGCAGGCACCGCCACCCACCCCGGTACCGCCATCCATCCCAGTGCCATCGCCCACGCCGGTACCGCCGTTCCAGCGGGTACTTGAGCCCGGCCGGTCTCCCCGGCCCGCCGCCACGCCTCCGACCGGACCCGCCAGGCCCGTACCCGCGTCCGTACAGCGGCCGACCGAACCCGGCAGTCCCGTGCCCGTACGTCCGCAGACCGCACCCGCCGGGCCCGTACGCACACAGCCGCCGACCGCCCCGGAGCCCGGCCGTCGCCCCTCCGCCGCCTATCTCGCCCTCGCCCAACTCGGTCGCACGGACGGACGCGTCGCCCTCTCCGCCGCCGACTGCACCGCCCTCGAACCCCTGGCCGCCGCCTGGCTCGACCGGGGCGTCTCCACCGACTACCTCATCCACGCCCTCACGGCCGGGCTCCCCCACCCCGTCGGCTCCCCGGTCGGCCTCGTCCGCCGCCGTCTCACGGACAAGATCCCGCCCCACCTCCCCACCGAGGACGCCGCTTCCCCGCGCGAAGCCCCCGTGCGCCGCTTGATGATGGAGTGCACCAACTGCCGCGCCCCCGGCCGCCCCGAAGCTCTGCCCGACGGGCTCTGCCGCCCCTGCCGCACCGCCCACGCGTCGGGCGCCACCGGGGAGCCCGCCGATGCCCGCGAGGCCCCCGGCACACCTGGTGCACGTGACATCGGCGCGTACGTCGCCGAACTCCGCGGCCTCCTCAAAATGCCCTGA
- a CDS encoding DUF4232 domain-containing protein — MNSKVTRSGSSRRGLRGAVLGAAVVAALLTTTACQPSESDEKAAAPSAVASSGDSGTGSGSPKDGETKDGGETGVTGETGGGNGTAHADCEADGLTTAVELQDGPSETPRHFLLTVTNNANTPCVLNDAPTVRLVAGNDAPIVESLGSPEEEEQDTEPLVVEGGGKAYAGLYVFGNDEGGEAEYDQSDRFTATLTAGEGTELSGTLIFDLPEGLDTVSVDDAARVNGWAGTEGLAMRAITQL; from the coding sequence ATGAACTCCAAGGTGACCAGAAGTGGTTCATCGCGTCGGGGTCTGCGCGGCGCGGTCCTGGGCGCGGCCGTGGTCGCGGCTCTGCTGACGACCACCGCCTGCCAGCCCTCCGAGAGCGACGAGAAGGCAGCCGCGCCGTCGGCCGTCGCTTCCTCGGGTGACTCCGGGACCGGTAGCGGCAGCCCGAAGGACGGGGAGACGAAGGACGGCGGGGAGACCGGGGTGACGGGGGAGACCGGTGGCGGCAACGGCACCGCGCACGCCGACTGCGAGGCCGACGGACTGACCACCGCGGTCGAGCTCCAGGACGGTCCCTCGGAGACGCCCCGCCACTTCCTGCTGACCGTCACCAACAACGCCAACACCCCGTGTGTCCTCAACGACGCACCGACGGTACGGCTCGTGGCCGGTAACGATGCCCCGATCGTCGAATCGCTCGGATCGCCCGAGGAGGAGGAGCAGGACACCGAACCCCTCGTCGTCGAGGGGGGCGGCAAGGCGTACGCCGGCCTGTACGTGTTCGGCAACGACGAGGGCGGCGAGGCCGAGTACGACCAGTCCGACCGGTTCACCGCCACGCTGACCGCGGGTGAGGGCACCGAACTGAGCGGCACGCTCATCTTCGACCTGCCCGAGGGCCTCGACACCGTCTCCGTCGACGACGCGGCGCGGGTGAACGGCTGGGCCGGCACCGAGGGACTGGCGATGCGCGCGATCACCCAGCTCTGA
- a CDS encoding pilus assembly protein TadG-related protein, translating into MTVRSRRDQGQAFPIYIMMVAGLLFLALAFFAVGKASALRNGSQGAADAAALAAAQQARSNFGTGFYASLPGNMLDVFLAAPFVAPCSEAQRLASANDADKKLCYPTPGYLRDRITVEVEGRKPVDSPVLPGSENKKAEAKATALIEFRCPNPKAVDADSNGVQDLFIFTCRSGEIIEIVPASPPPWESVSRTLFDVRLVDQ; encoded by the coding sequence ATGACTGTCCGATCTCGTCGAGATCAAGGGCAGGCCTTCCCCATCTACATCATGATGGTGGCGGGCCTGCTCTTCCTCGCGTTGGCGTTCTTCGCTGTCGGCAAAGCCTCGGCTCTGCGCAACGGGTCCCAAGGCGCGGCGGACGCCGCCGCCCTGGCCGCCGCCCAACAGGCGCGGAGCAACTTCGGTACCGGGTTCTACGCCTCGCTGCCCGGCAACATGCTGGATGTCTTCCTTGCCGCGCCCTTCGTCGCGCCGTGCTCCGAGGCCCAGCGCCTTGCCTCCGCCAATGACGCGGACAAAAAGCTCTGCTACCCGACCCCCGGATACCTGCGCGACCGGATCACGGTCGAGGTCGAGGGCCGCAAACCGGTGGATTCGCCGGTGCTCCCCGGGTCGGAGAACAAGAAGGCTGAGGCGAAGGCCACCGCGCTCATCGAGTTCCGCTGCCCCAACCCGAAGGCTGTGGACGCCGACAGCAATGGCGTCCAGGACCTCTTCATCTTCACGTGTCGGAGCGGCGAAATTATCGAGATCGTGCCCGCCAGCCCCCCACCGTGGGAGAGCGTGAGCAGGACCCTCTTCGATGTGCGGTTGGTCGACCAGTGA